The sequence CTTCCCCTGACGGTGCGGCCGGTGCAGCGGCGGGGATCGGCGTGGGAGTCGGCGGCACCGGAGTTGGTGTCGGTGGTTCCGGCGTAGGAGTAGGTTGCTCTGGAGTAGGCGTCGGCGGCACCGGGGTTGGTGTGGGCGGCTCCGGTGTTGGTGTCGGGGCGAGTGTCGCAGTTGCCGTGGGGGCAGCCGACGCCGTCGGTGGGGCATCGGAGCTGACGCCCGGCGTGGGAGTAATGGCCGGTGTTTCGTTGTCGCTATAGACGGCTGCACCTGCCACGCCGGACAGTGGGATGAGCACCAACGCAGCCACGATAGCGAAGCGCAGCGGCGTCTTACGCACCCACTGCGGCGTGCGCGCAACCCAGCGGTGCCGCATGAGACGGTCAACCGTCTCCGGTCGCTTCCACGCCAGCCCCAGCAGGGCCACGGCTCCGGCGATGACCAGCGGGAAGAGATAGCCGACGATGGTGATCACCGCGCCGAACACCAGCAGCCCCACCAGGATGGTCAGACACCCACGACCGGCCCCCGGCGCACAGCC is a genomic window of Sphaerobacter thermophilus DSM 20745 containing:
- a CDS encoding DUF4236 domain-containing protein; translated protein: MGFRFRKSFKVAPGIRVNVSKSGVSTSIGPRGAKINLSNRGVRATTSIPGTGISYSKNISSGGRTRRTRRTQKPSSKTSGGGGQRPTGCAPGAGRGCLTILVGLLVFGAVITIVGYLFPLVIAGAVALLGLAWKRPETVDRLMRHRWVARTPQWVRKTPLRFAIVAALVLIPLSGVAGAAVYSDNETPAITPTPGVSSDAPPTASAAPTATATLAPTPTPEPPTPTPVPPTPTPEQPTPTPEPPTPTPVPPTPTPIPAAAPAAPSGEVQQGVRPGAFCSPEGARGVTSKGTPMVCSKKPGDIRARWRSP